From a region of the Cucumis sativus cultivar 9930 chromosome 6, Cucumber_9930_V3, whole genome shotgun sequence genome:
- the LOC105435961 gene encoding uncharacterized protein LOC105435961 — translation MGCCLSSTQSFSSPNKFHSNSVNVSRDPPSSMEEETVKEVLSETPALKPPQKNNSAPEQDEFRKPLGDEIEKKLSEIPINGIPEQPSEFYEISHMNKCISVSAATFTDQTDGGGEVHQTVLKSSPVKLTKNQSVSSDVELKREIQQSRTLTRRSDQSPVRRNGAVGSIRMVHNRDMSPAMARRGLRAEPPRRDPDENSSRRSHSPSTARSDSAGYRSALSRTPSARKSGKSSPITAMTATSQKVVEENNIVDGKFNTQIESLENPLVSLECFIFL, via the coding sequence ATGGGTTGCTGTCTTAGTTCCACCCAATCCTTCAGTTCACCTAACAAATTCCATTCCAATTCTGTCAATGTAAGCAGAGACCCTCCGTCTTCCATGGAGGAAGAGACCGTCAAAGAAGTGCTCTCTGAAACACCTGCTCTCAAACCGCCGCAGAAGAATAATTCTGCACCTGAACAAGATGAATTTCGCAAACCACTCGGTGATGAGATCGAGAAGAAGCTTTCTGAAATTCCCATTAACGGAATTCCAGAACAGCCTTCTGAATTCTATGAAATTTCCCATATGAACAAGTGTATCTCAGTCTCCGCCGCTACTTTCACTGATCAAACAGACGGGGGCGGTGAAGTTCATCAAACGGTTTTGAAATCATCGCCAGTGAAGTTGACGAAAAATCAATCAGTTTCCAGTGACGTTGagttaaaaagagaaattcaGCAGAGCAGGACACTGACCCGGAGATCCGACCAGTCACCAGTTCGACGAAATGGCGCCGTTGGGTCGATTAGAATGGTTCATAACAGAGACATGAGCCCGGCAATGGCGCGGCGAGGATTGAGAGCAGAGCCTCCCCGAAGAGACCCAGATGAGAACTCCAGCCGGAGATCCCACTCACCGTCTACCGCTCGTTCTGACAGCGCAGGGTATAGATCTGCACTCAGTCGGACACCGTCAGCGAGAAAGTCCGGTAAATCATCGCCCATTACGGCGATGACAGCGACAAGTCAAAAAGttgtagaagaaaacaatatcGTAGATGGAAAATTCAACACTCAGATTGAATCACTTGAGAACCCTCTGGTTTCATTAGAGTGCTTCATCTTCCTCTGA